From the genome of Prevotella herbatica, one region includes:
- the rsgA gene encoding ribosome small subunit-dependent GTPase A, translating to MKGLVIKNTGSWYSVKTDEGKVIESKIKGNFRLKGIRSTNPVAVGDLVEIITNQEGTAFITKIEDRRNYIIRKSQNLSKQSHIIAANVDQAFLIVTVNYPQTSTTFIDRFLASAEAYRVPVILVFNKMDILSEEEKHYQQMMLKLYSTIGYECVETSAVNGDGMDVLRPMLKGKITLLSGNSGVGKSTLINRILPEANLRTSEISDAHNTGMHTTTFSEMLELPEGGYIIDTPGIKGFGTFDMAPEELTSYFRDIFHYSKNCKFSNCKHTHEPGCAVLKALEDHYIAASRYQSYLSMLSDQDENKYREAF from the coding sequence ATGAAAGGACTAGTTATAAAGAACACCGGTAGCTGGTATTCAGTTAAGACTGATGAAGGAAAGGTTATCGAAAGCAAGATAAAGGGTAATTTCCGATTGAAAGGAATCCGTAGTACAAATCCTGTTGCAGTTGGTGATCTTGTTGAGATTATCACTAATCAGGAAGGTACAGCTTTTATTACTAAGATTGAAGACCGTCGTAACTACATTATACGTAAGTCTCAGAATCTTAGTAAGCAAAGTCATATTATAGCTGCTAACGTAGATCAGGCTTTCCTTATAGTCACGGTGAATTATCCGCAGACAAGTACTACTTTTATAGATCGTTTTCTTGCTTCTGCAGAAGCTTACAGGGTACCTGTAATATTGGTGTTCAACAAAATGGACATTCTTTCAGAGGAAGAAAAGCATTATCAACAGATGATGCTGAAGCTATATTCCACAATTGGATATGAATGTGTCGAAACTTCCGCCGTAAACGGTGATGGGATGGATGTGTTGCGTCCAATGCTGAAAGGCAAGATAACACTGTTGAGCGGAAATAGTGGAGTAGGAAAGAGTACGTTGATAAACAGAATTTTACCTGAAGCTAATCTGCGTACATCTGAAATAAGTGATGCCCATAATACAGGTATGCATACCACTACATTCAGTGAAATGTTAGAATTGCCTGAGGGTGGATATATTATTGATACTCCTGGAATAAAAGGATTTGGCACTTTTGATATGGCTCCTGAAGAACTTACAAGTTATTTTCGTGATATTTTCCACTATTCGAAAAATTGCAAATTCAGCAACTGTAAGCATACTCATGAACCTGGTTGTGCTGTGTTGAAGGCTTTGGAAGATCATTATATTGCAGCAAGCAGATACCAAAGTTATTTGAGTATGTTGAGTGATCAGGATGAAAACAAATATCGTGAGGCTTTCTGA
- the frr gene encoding ribosome recycling factor encodes MLDVKATLSDAEERMEMAAMYLADELTHIRAGRANTAILDGVKVESYGSKVPLNQVATVTTPDARSIAIRPWDKKAIKDIEKAIMDSDVGITPENNGEVIRLGIPQPTEERRKDLVKQCNKIGEKTKIEVRNVRGEVKEKLKKAIKDGLSEDIEKDAEADLQKVHDKYIKRIEDLLTDKQKEIMTV; translated from the coding sequence ATGTTAGACGTTAAAGCAACATTAAGCGACGCCGAAGAGCGCATGGAGATGGCTGCAATGTATCTTGCCGACGAATTGACACACATTCGTGCCGGTCGTGCTAATACAGCCATTCTTGATGGCGTGAAAGTTGAATCTTATGGAAGTAAGGTCCCTCTTAATCAAGTCGCAACCGTAACTACACCAGATGCAAGATCTATTGCCATACGTCCATGGGATAAAAAAGCAATTAAAGATATCGAAAAGGCTATTATGGACAGTGATGTTGGTATTACTCCAGAAAATAATGGTGAGGTTATCCGTCTTGGTATACCACAGCCAACTGAGGAACGCCGTAAGGACCTTGTTAAGCAGTGCAACAAAATTGGTGAGAAGACCAAGATTGAAGTACGTAATGTCCGTGGTGAGGTTAAGGAAAAACTTAAGAAGGCCATTAAAGACGGATTGTCTGAAGATATTGAGAAAGATGCTGAGGCTGATCTACAGAAAGTTCACGATAAGTACATTAAGAGGATTGAAGACCTGCTGACTGATAAGCAGAAGGAAATCATGACCGTATAA
- a CDS encoding GAF domain-containing protein has translation MAMIDKKDKYDTLCAQIKSLVEGEQNVVGVLSNVSSIMHETFPESYFWVGFYLVSGEELILGPFQGSVACYRIKRGRGVCGKSWEENSTLIVDDVEAFPDHIACSSLSRSEIVVPIHRSNGDVYGVIDIDSTELSAFDATDRLYIEKIANILSKELQF, from the coding sequence ATGGCAATGATTGATAAGAAAGATAAATATGACACACTTTGTGCACAGATAAAAAGTCTAGTAGAAGGAGAACAAAATGTTGTAGGCGTATTGTCTAATGTCTCATCCATTATGCACGAAACATTTCCTGAAAGCTATTTCTGGGTAGGATTTTATCTTGTTAGTGGAGAAGAATTGATACTAGGACCTTTCCAGGGAAGCGTAGCATGCTATCGCATAAAGAGAGGTCGCGGAGTTTGTGGCAAGTCTTGGGAAGAAAACTCAACATTGATAGTTGATGATGTTGAGGCTTTTCCTGATCATATAGCGTGTTCTTCATTGTCGCGTTCTGAAATAGTGGTTCCTATTCACCGTTCAAATGGTGATGTGTATGGAGTTATTGATATCGATAGCACTGAACTTTCTGCATTTGATGCGACAGACAGACTGTATATTGAAAAGATTGCAAATATTTTATCTAAAGAGTTGCAGTTTTGA
- the rsmA gene encoding 16S rRNA (adenine(1518)-N(6)/adenine(1519)-N(6))-dimethyltransferase RsmA: MKLVKPKKNLGQHFLTDLGIARRIADTVDAYPDIPVLEIGPGMGVLTQYLVTKNRDVKAVEIDSESVAFLYENYPKLCDNIIGDDFLRMDLNEIFAGKQFVLTGNYPYDISSQIFFKMLDYKELIPCCTGMIQREVALRIASAPGCKAYGILSVLIQAWYDVEYLFTVDENVFNPPPKVKSAVIRMTRNSVTELGCDEKLFKRLVKTVFNQRRKMLRGSIKQMFSKDHMPSPDFFTMDIMTKRPEQLSVKQFVELTNVVEKVLQ, encoded by the coding sequence ATGAAGTTAGTAAAACCAAAGAAAAATTTAGGTCAGCATTTTCTCACTGATTTAGGAATAGCTCGCAGAATAGCCGATACTGTTGATGCCTATCCAGATATTCCTGTACTTGAAATAGGACCAGGAATGGGAGTCTTAACTCAATATCTGGTTACAAAAAACAGAGATGTTAAAGCTGTAGAAATTGATTCAGAATCAGTGGCATTCTTGTATGAGAACTATCCTAAGTTGTGCGATAATATAATAGGCGATGATTTTCTTCGTATGGATCTAAATGAGATCTTTGCAGGTAAGCAATTTGTGCTTACAGGAAACTATCCTTATGATATTTCTTCCCAGATATTCTTCAAGATGCTTGATTACAAGGAACTCATCCCATGCTGTACTGGTATGATTCAGCGTGAAGTTGCGCTTCGAATTGCATCAGCGCCAGGATGCAAGGCCTATGGAATTTTGTCTGTACTGATACAAGCATGGTATGATGTTGAATATCTGTTTACTGTAGACGAGAATGTCTTCAACCCACCACCAAAGGTTAAGAGTGCCGTAATAAGAATGACTCGTAACAGTGTAACAGAACTTGGTTGTGATGAAAAACTTTTCAAGCGTCTTGTAAAAACAGTATTCAATCAGCGTAGAAAGATGTTGAGAGGAAGTATAAAGCAGATGTTCTCAAAGGACCACATGCCAAGTCCTGATTTCTTTACAATGGACATAATGACTAAACGCCCTGAACAGTTGTCTGTTAAGCAGTTTGTCGAATTAACAAATGTCGTAGAAAAAGTATTGCAATAA
- a CDS encoding RNA polymerase sigma-70 factor, whose amino-acid sequence MNIETIFKKLYKPLCLYALHYLGNDLNSAEDIVEDCFVKLWEHEPRNQEAYLYTAVRNACIDFLRKSTFVTDIEPSDLENIISDDEAKLRSEKEARLWTAIDNLPDKCRKIFLMSKRDGMKYREIAEELCISEKTVEHQISKALKRLHGSRDEILFVMFTIF is encoded by the coding sequence ATGAATATCGAAACCATATTTAAAAAATTATATAAACCACTATGCCTTTATGCTTTGCACTATTTAGGCAATGACCTGAATAGCGCAGAAGACATTGTGGAAGACTGTTTTGTGAAATTGTGGGAACACGAACCCAGAAACCAAGAAGCGTATCTTTATACTGCCGTGCGCAACGCATGTATTGACTTTTTACGTAAATCGACTTTTGTTACAGACATAGAACCATCTGATTTAGAAAACATAATCAGTGATGATGAAGCTAAATTACGATCAGAAAAAGAAGCAAGGTTGTGGACTGCAATAGATAACTTGCCAGATAAATGCAGAAAGATTTTTCTTATGAGCAAACGTGACGGCATGAAATACCGTGAGATTGCCGAAGAGTTATGTATCTCAGAAAAGACTGTAGAGCACCAGATAAGCAAGGCGCTGAAACGTCTTCATGGCAGTCGTGATGAAATATTATTTGTTATGTTTACTATATTCTAA